The Cellulomonas sp. P24 genome contains a region encoding:
- the rpmA gene encoding 50S ribosomal protein L27, with protein MAHKKGASSSRNGRDSNAQRLGVKRFGGQVVNAGEIIVRQRGTHFHPGINVGRGGDDTLFALAAGAVQFGTRRGRKVVDIVTAG; from the coding sequence ATGGCACACAAGAAGGGCGCGAGCTCCTCTCGCAACGGCCGCGACTCGAACGCGCAGCGACTGGGCGTCAAGCGCTTCGGTGGCCAGGTCGTCAACGCCGGCGAGATCATCGTTCGCCAGCGCGGCACGCACTTCCACCCCGGCATCAACGTCGGCCGTGGCGGCGACGACACCCTGTTCGCGCTGGCTGCCGGCGCGGTGCAGTTCGGGACGCGTCGCGGCCGCAAGGTCGTCGACATCGTCACGGCCGGCTGA
- the nadD gene encoding nicotinate-nucleotide adenylyltransferase: MAERRPRLGVMGGTFDPVHHGHLVAASEVAARFDLDEVVFVPTGKPSFKQHQAVSPAEHRYLMTVIATASNPRFTVSRVDIDRDGTTYTVDTLRDLRAERPDADLFFITGADAVEQILTWRDAAELFTMAHFVAVTRPGHQLSIAGLPQGRVTLQEVPALAISSTDIRARAGSGQPVWYLVPDGVVQYIGKHGLYRGQDDE; encoded by the coding sequence ATGGCGGAGCGTCGACCGAGACTCGGGGTGATGGGCGGGACGTTCGATCCCGTGCACCACGGCCACCTGGTCGCGGCGAGCGAGGTCGCAGCCCGGTTCGACCTCGACGAGGTCGTGTTCGTGCCGACGGGGAAGCCGTCGTTCAAGCAGCACCAGGCGGTGTCGCCCGCCGAGCACCGCTACCTGATGACGGTGATCGCGACGGCGTCGAACCCGCGGTTCACGGTCAGTCGGGTCGACATCGACCGTGACGGCACGACGTACACGGTCGACACGCTGCGGGACCTGAGAGCGGAACGCCCGGATGCGGACCTGTTCTTCATCACAGGTGCGGATGCGGTCGAGCAGATCCTGACGTGGCGTGATGCGGCAGAGCTGTTCACGATGGCGCACTTCGTCGCGGTCACCCGGCCAGGCCACCAGCTCTCGATCGCCGGTCTCCCGCAGGGGAGGGTGACGCTCCAGGAGGTCCCTGCCCTGGCGATCTCCTCGACGGACATCCGCGCAAGGGCAGGCTCGGGACAGCCCGTCTGGTACCTCGTGCCCGACGGCGTCGTCCAGTACATCGGCAAGCACGGTCTGTATCGAGGTCAAGACGATGAATGA
- the rplU gene encoding 50S ribosomal protein L21, translating to MVYAIVKAGGRQEKVAVGDVVVVDRLAAQAGSTVELAAILLVDGEKVTSDASALAKIKVTAEVVRDEKGPKIDILKFKNKTGYRRRQGHRQKLTRLKVTGIK from the coding sequence GTGGTGTACGCGATCGTGAAGGCTGGCGGCCGCCAGGAGAAGGTCGCCGTCGGCGACGTCGTCGTCGTCGACCGTCTGGCTGCACAGGCCGGTTCGACCGTCGAGCTCGCTGCGATCCTGCTGGTCGACGGGGAGAAGGTGACCTCCGACGCGAGCGCGCTCGCCAAGATCAAGGTCACCGCGGAGGTCGTCCGGGACGAGAAGGGCCCGAAGATCGACATCCTCAAGTTCAAGAACAAGACCGGCTACCGCCGCCGTCAGGGCCACCGTCAGAAGTTGACGCGCCTGAAGGTCACCGGCATCAAGTGA
- the rsfS gene encoding ribosome silencing factor codes for MSATDRAIELAIAAARAAADRKAEEIIALDVSEQLVLTDVFLIASGTNERQVSAIVDAVEEALYKLGSKPLRREGKSQGRWVLLDFGDIVVHVQHSEDRVFYALERLWKDCPVIVLPPDVHGRPGGDGPDSAATAEDEVDEA; via the coding sequence GTGTCGGCCACAGACCGCGCCATCGAGCTTGCCATCGCCGCCGCCCGTGCGGCCGCGGACCGCAAGGCCGAGGAGATCATCGCTCTCGACGTCAGCGAGCAGCTCGTGCTGACCGACGTGTTCCTCATCGCCTCGGGCACCAACGAGCGGCAGGTGTCGGCGATCGTCGACGCCGTCGAGGAGGCGCTCTACAAGCTGGGCTCCAAGCCGCTGCGGCGTGAGGGCAAGTCGCAGGGCCGGTGGGTGCTGCTCGACTTCGGCGACATCGTCGTGCACGTCCAGCACTCCGAGGACCGTGTCTTCTACGCGCTCGAGCGACTCTGGAAGGACTGCCCGGTCATCGTCCTGCCGCCCGACGTCCACGGCCGGCCGGGCGGCGACGGACCGGACTCCGCTGCCACGGCGGAGGACGAGGTCGACGAGGCGTGA
- a CDS encoding glutamate-5-semialdehyde dehydrogenase, with product MTPAPGAAADSPATSAAPPSDEVREAVLAAARRARVAARSLATATRATKDAALRTMADALVLAADEIVAANADDLARGRANGTSPGLLDRLALTPERIGAIADALRELAALPDPVGEIVRGSTLPNGLQLVQRRVPMGVVGMIYEARPNVTVDAAGLALKSGNAVILRGGAAAARSNEVIVSVLSRALVEAGLPADAVQSIDAYGRPGAVALMHARGLVDLLVPRGGADLIQTVVRESTVPVVETGVGNCHVYVDASAEVPMALAILMNSKTQRVGVCNAAETLLVHREAADGFLPGALTALAGAGVVIHGDERTRALAPDGIDVIPATDVDWATEYLALEIAVRVVDDLDAAVEHIRTWSSGHTEAIVTQDLRASEQFIAGLDSAAIMVNASTRFTDGGQFGLGAEIGISTQKLHARGPMGLTELTTTTWIVHGQGHVRD from the coding sequence ATGACTCCTGCACCCGGGGCAGCCGCCGACTCGCCGGCCACCTCAGCCGCACCCCCGTCTGACGAGGTCCGTGAGGCCGTCCTGGCCGCCGCGCGACGGGCCCGCGTCGCCGCGCGGTCGTTGGCCACGGCCACCCGCGCGACCAAGGACGCCGCGCTGCGCACGATGGCCGACGCGCTGGTCCTGGCCGCCGACGAGATCGTCGCCGCGAACGCCGACGACCTGGCGCGTGGGCGCGCGAACGGGACGTCGCCCGGTCTGCTGGACCGCCTCGCGCTCACCCCGGAACGCATCGGTGCGATCGCCGACGCGTTGCGCGAGCTTGCCGCGCTCCCGGACCCGGTCGGGGAGATCGTCCGGGGGTCGACGCTCCCGAACGGCCTCCAGCTCGTCCAGCGGCGGGTGCCGATGGGGGTCGTCGGGATGATCTACGAGGCCCGCCCGAACGTCACGGTCGATGCCGCGGGACTCGCGCTCAAGAGCGGCAACGCGGTGATCCTCCGCGGCGGCGCGGCGGCGGCGCGCAGCAACGAGGTGATCGTGTCCGTCCTGTCGCGTGCGCTCGTGGAGGCCGGGCTGCCGGCTGACGCGGTGCAGTCGATCGACGCCTACGGTCGGCCCGGAGCCGTGGCACTCATGCATGCGCGCGGGCTGGTGGACCTGCTCGTCCCGCGGGGCGGGGCGGACCTCATCCAGACGGTCGTGCGCGAGTCGACCGTGCCGGTCGTCGAGACCGGGGTCGGGAACTGCCACGTGTACGTGGACGCGAGCGCCGAGGTCCCGATGGCCCTGGCGATCCTCATGAACTCCAAGACGCAGCGGGTCGGGGTCTGCAACGCGGCGGAGACGCTCCTCGTGCACCGTGAGGCTGCGGACGGGTTCCTCCCGGGGGCGCTCACGGCACTCGCCGGAGCGGGCGTCGTGATCCACGGCGATGAGCGGACCCGCGCGCTCGCACCCGACGGGATCGACGTGATCCCGGCGACCGACGTCGACTGGGCGACCGAGTACCTGGCCCTCGAGATCGCGGTCCGGGTGGTCGACGACCTCGACGCCGCGGTCGAGCACATCCGCACCTGGTCGTCGGGACACACCGAGGCGATCGTCACGCAGGACCTGCGCGCGTCCGAGCAGTTCATCGCGGGCCTCGACTCGGCGGCGATCATGGTCAACGCGTCGACGCGGTTCACCGACGGGGGGCAGTTCGGCCTCGGCGCCGAGATCGGCATCTCCACGCAGAAGCTGCACGCGCGTGGTCCGATGGGCCTCACGGAGCTGACCACGACGACCTGGATCGTGCACGGGCAGGGCCACGTTCGCGACTGA
- the proB gene encoding glutamate 5-kinase, translated as MRSVNTPLAGRRDLATAARIVVKVGSSSLTSDDGRLDPERLRALVDVLAARRAAGGQVVLVSSGAIAAGLAPLGLSSRPRDLATAQATASVGQGLLVAHYTRAFGEHGLRVGQVLLTAEDTIRRGHYRNAQRSLSRLLALGVVPVINENDAVVTEEIRFGDNDRLAALVSHLVAADALVLLTDVDSLYDGPPSRPGARRIAEVRSPADLEGIEVTSSGSAVGTGGMVTKLASVAIATGSGIPVVLTSAAQAAQALAGDEVGTWFSATGRKRSTRMLWLAHAARTNGRLVLDDGAVRAVLGGRASLLPAGVLSVEGTFDAGDPVELVGTDGQVVAHGLVAFSAEDLPELLGRSTSELRTALGPGYDREIVHRDDLVLVRRGRRVT; from the coding sequence ATGCGGAGCGTGAACACCCCGTTGGCCGGACGCCGCGACCTCGCGACGGCAGCCCGGATCGTCGTGAAGGTCGGGTCGTCCTCACTGACCTCTGACGACGGTCGACTGGACCCGGAGCGGCTGCGGGCGCTCGTGGACGTGCTCGCCGCGCGTCGCGCGGCCGGCGGGCAGGTCGTCCTCGTCTCCTCGGGTGCGATCGCCGCAGGGCTCGCCCCGCTCGGGCTCTCCTCGAGGCCGCGTGACCTCGCCACCGCGCAGGCGACGGCCTCGGTCGGGCAGGGGCTCCTCGTCGCCCACTACACCCGGGCGTTCGGGGAGCACGGACTGCGTGTCGGGCAGGTGCTGCTCACCGCGGAGGACACCATCCGGCGCGGTCACTACCGCAACGCTCAGCGGTCGCTGAGCCGGCTGCTGGCGCTCGGCGTCGTCCCGGTGATCAACGAGAACGACGCCGTCGTGACCGAGGAGATCCGGTTCGGCGACAACGACCGGCTCGCCGCCCTCGTCTCGCACCTCGTCGCCGCGGACGCGCTCGTGCTGCTGACGGACGTCGACTCGCTGTACGACGGTCCGCCGTCGCGGCCAGGAGCTCGGCGGATCGCGGAGGTCAGGAGCCCGGCCGACCTCGAGGGGATCGAGGTGACCTCCTCGGGGAGCGCGGTCGGCACCGGGGGGATGGTCACCAAGCTCGCCTCGGTGGCGATCGCGACGGGGTCGGGCATCCCTGTCGTCCTGACCTCGGCCGCGCAGGCGGCACAGGCCCTCGCCGGCGACGAGGTGGGCACCTGGTTCAGCGCGACCGGTCGCAAGCGGTCGACGCGGATGCTCTGGCTCGCCCACGCGGCGCGCACCAACGGGCGTCTCGTCCTGGACGACGGGGCGGTCCGCGCGGTACTCGGCGGCCGAGCGTCGCTGCTGCCGGCCGGGGTCCTGTCCGTCGAGGGGACCTTCGACGCGGGCGACCCCGTCGAGCTCGTCGGCACCGACGGGCAGGTGGTCGCGCACGGGCTCGTGGCGTTCTCGGCGGAGGACCTGCCCGAGCTGCTCGGCCGGTCGACCTCGGAGCTGCGGACCGCTCTCGGGCCCGGCTACGACCGGGAGATCGTCCATCGCGACGACCTCGTCCTGGTCCGCCGGGGGCGTCGCGTCACCTGA
- a CDS encoding histidine phosphatase family protein, with translation MSAGRVVLWRHARTGHNASGRLQGQIDIGLDEVGLWQARTSAEALAATFRPTAVVSSDLTRARTTAGLLAERTGHSVTTDPRLRERSFGQWEGLTGEEIAAAWPDEYDAWRRGADLVGVGAESRSDVAGRTAASIREHAAAYGPSDTLVVVSHGAAITLAVTALLDLSVEGWRGLVGLDNAHWATLRPSIPDAEPSWRLTGYNLGPRDTVEDWNAGPTH, from the coding sequence GTGAGCGCGGGTCGCGTCGTCCTGTGGAGGCACGCCCGGACCGGTCACAACGCCTCGGGGCGGCTGCAGGGGCAGATCGACATCGGCCTCGACGAGGTCGGCCTCTGGCAGGCGCGCACGTCCGCCGAGGCTCTCGCGGCCACCTTCCGCCCGACGGCCGTCGTGTCGTCCGACCTGACGCGGGCGCGCACCACCGCCGGCCTGCTCGCTGAGCGGACCGGCCACTCGGTGACGACCGACCCGCGCCTGCGTGAGCGGAGCTTCGGGCAGTGGGAAGGCCTGACGGGCGAGGAGATCGCCGCCGCGTGGCCGGACGAGTACGACGCCTGGCGTCGTGGCGCGGACCTCGTCGGTGTCGGGGCGGAGAGCCGGAGCGACGTCGCCGGCCGCACGGCCGCGTCGATCCGCGAGCACGCGGCGGCCTACGGTCCGTCGGACACGCTCGTCGTCGTCTCGCACGGCGCCGCGATCACCCTGGCCGTCACCGCGCTGCTCGACCTCTCGGTCGAGGGCTGGCGCGGGCTCGTCGGCCTCGACAACGCCCACTGGGCCACGCTCCGGCCGTCGATCCCCGACGCGGAGCCGTCCTGGCGGCTGACGGGGTACAACCTCGGGCCACGCGACACGGTCGAGGACTGGAACGCCGGACCGACGCACTGA
- a CDS encoding FAD-binding oxidoreductase translates to MPVYGHDIPGSAARAAVRGAAPRPFWLDDPDRPSPLPPLTGAVTTDLVVVGGGYSGLWTALQAKERDPGRDVVLVEAHRVGWAASGRNGGFCAASLTHGDANGEQRFPLEMPLLRLLGQRNLEGLVETVERYGIDAQLERTGTLDVATEDYQVADLVRQAAESDGELEFLDQEQVQRQIASPLFRAGLRDRTGAVILNPARLAWGLRDACLSLGVRIVEGSPARRIWRDGDQVVVETDGGRVTAAHAALATNAFPSLLKRVDAFIVPVYDYALMTRPLSDAELASVGWSERAGLGDVGNQFHYARLSADNRILWGGYDAIYHRGGRIRPEYEQRPETFERLAHHFQLTFPQLTDVEFTHAWGGVIDTCSRFSPFFGTALGGRAAYVAGYTGLGVGSTRFGAKVMLDLLDVPEHGETELTMLSMVRRFPVPFPPEPLAYPVIEATRWSLDRADHTVGRRNLWLRTLDTFGLGFDS, encoded by the coding sequence ATGCCCGTCTACGGTCACGACATCCCGGGCTCGGCCGCACGCGCCGCAGTCCGAGGCGCCGCCCCGCGACCGTTCTGGTTGGACGACCCGGACCGACCGTCGCCGCTGCCGCCGCTGACGGGTGCGGTGACCACGGACCTCGTCGTCGTCGGCGGCGGGTACAGCGGACTGTGGACGGCGCTGCAGGCCAAGGAACGCGACCCCGGCCGTGACGTGGTGCTCGTCGAGGCCCACCGCGTCGGCTGGGCGGCGTCCGGACGCAACGGCGGGTTCTGCGCCGCGAGCCTCACCCATGGCGACGCGAACGGCGAGCAACGGTTCCCGCTCGAGATGCCACTGCTCCGGCTGCTCGGGCAGCGCAACCTCGAGGGCCTCGTCGAGACGGTCGAGCGGTACGGGATCGACGCGCAGCTCGAACGCACCGGGACGCTCGACGTCGCGACCGAGGACTACCAGGTCGCGGACCTCGTGCGGCAGGCCGCGGAGTCGGACGGTGAGCTCGAGTTCCTGGACCAGGAGCAGGTTCAGCGCCAGATCGCCTCGCCGCTGTTCCGTGCCGGTCTGCGTGACCGCACGGGTGCGGTCATCCTCAACCCGGCACGTCTCGCCTGGGGGCTGCGCGACGCGTGCCTCTCGCTGGGCGTCCGGATCGTCGAGGGGTCGCCCGCGCGGAGGATCTGGCGGGACGGGGACCAGGTGGTCGTCGAGACCGACGGCGGACGGGTGACCGCGGCCCACGCGGCGCTGGCGACCAACGCGTTCCCGTCGCTGCTCAAGCGCGTCGACGCGTTCATCGTGCCGGTGTACGACTACGCGCTGATGACCCGGCCGCTCAGCGACGCCGAGCTCGCATCCGTCGGCTGGTCCGAGCGTGCAGGGCTGGGCGACGTCGGGAACCAGTTCCACTACGCACGCCTGAGCGCGGACAACCGCATCCTGTGGGGCGGGTACGACGCGATCTACCACCGAGGCGGTCGGATCAGGCCCGAGTACGAGCAGCGTCCGGAGACGTTCGAACGACTGGCGCACCACTTCCAGCTGACGTTCCCGCAGCTCACCGACGTGGAGTTCACGCACGCCTGGGGTGGGGTGATCGACACCTGCTCGCGGTTCTCCCCGTTCTTCGGGACCGCCCTCGGCGGCCGAGCGGCCTACGTCGCCGGCTACACCGGCCTCGGGGTCGGATCGACGCGGTTCGGCGCCAAGGTCATGCTCGACCTGCTGGACGTCCCCGAGCACGGCGAGACCGAGCTCACGATGCTCTCGATGGTGCGGCGTTTCCCGGTGCCGTTCCCGCCCGAGCCCCTGGCCTACCCCGTGATCGAGGCGACCCGGTGGTCGCTCGACCGCGCCGACCACACCGT
- the obgE gene encoding GTPase ObgE — MATFVDRVVLHATGGDGGNGCASIHREKFKPLAGPDGGNGGNGGSVVLVVDPQVTTLLDFHHGPHRHAPSGTQGMGDHRQGSIGADLELSVPDGTVVKDLDGNVLADLVGVGTRYVVAAGGHGGLGNAALASPRRKAPGFALLGEPGIHRDLVLELKSIADVALIGFPSAGKSSLVAAMSAARPKIADYPFTTLVPNLGVVQAGDSRFTVADVPGLIPGASQGKGLGLEFLRHVERCAVLVHVLDCATLEPNRDPISDLDVIESELATYAGDIGIEGGRIPLTERPRMVVLNKVDVPEARELAELVRAEIEARGLPVFEVSAASHEGLRTLTFALAERIEKARREAPVAAPARVVLRPKAVDDAGFTVTRREDADHEYFQVRGVKPERWVRQTDFTNEEAIGYLADRLARLGVEEKLFSAGAVAGAEVVIGDGPSAVVFDWEPTLLTGSELLGGPRGTDARIVEQLRPTRAEKRIEYKDRMDAKAEARAELWTEREAGLWVGDENDA, encoded by the coding sequence ATGGCGACATTCGTCGACCGTGTCGTGCTGCACGCCACCGGCGGTGACGGTGGCAACGGCTGCGCCTCCATCCACCGCGAGAAGTTCAAGCCGCTCGCCGGCCCGGACGGCGGGAACGGCGGGAACGGCGGGAGCGTGGTCCTGGTGGTCGACCCGCAGGTCACGACCCTGCTGGACTTCCACCACGGGCCCCACCGGCACGCCCCGTCCGGGACCCAGGGCATGGGGGACCACCGTCAGGGGTCGATCGGGGCCGACCTCGAGCTGTCGGTCCCGGACGGCACAGTCGTCAAGGACCTGGACGGCAACGTCCTGGCCGACCTCGTCGGCGTGGGCACACGCTACGTCGTGGCCGCCGGCGGCCACGGTGGTCTCGGCAACGCTGCTCTCGCCTCACCACGGCGCAAGGCCCCCGGGTTCGCGCTGCTCGGAGAGCCGGGCATCCACCGGGACCTCGTGCTCGAGCTCAAGTCGATCGCCGACGTCGCGCTGATCGGCTTCCCGAGCGCCGGGAAGTCCAGCCTCGTCGCCGCGATGTCGGCCGCCCGGCCGAAGATCGCCGACTACCCGTTCACGACCCTCGTGCCGAACCTCGGCGTGGTGCAGGCGGGCGACTCGCGGTTCACCGTCGCCGACGTGCCGGGTCTGATCCCGGGAGCGAGCCAGGGCAAGGGCCTCGGGCTGGAGTTCCTGCGGCACGTGGAGCGCTGCGCGGTGCTCGTGCACGTGCTGGACTGCGCGACGCTCGAGCCGAACCGGGACCCGATCAGCGACCTCGACGTCATCGAGTCCGAGCTGGCGACCTATGCGGGAGACATCGGGATCGAGGGCGGGCGCATCCCGCTGACCGAACGTCCCCGCATGGTGGTGCTCAACAAGGTCGACGTCCCGGAGGCGCGGGAGCTCGCCGAGCTGGTCCGTGCCGAGATCGAGGCGCGGGGTCTGCCCGTGTTCGAGGTCTCCGCCGCGAGCCACGAGGGACTGCGGACCCTGACCTTCGCGCTCGCCGAGCGCATCGAGAAGGCGCGGCGCGAGGCCCCCGTCGCGGCACCGGCACGGGTCGTGCTGCGGCCCAAGGCCGTCGACGACGCCGGCTTCACGGTCACGCGCCGCGAGGACGCCGACCACGAGTACTTCCAGGTGCGGGGGGTCAAGCCCGAACGCTGGGTGCGTCAGACCGACTTCACCAACGAGGAGGCGATCGGCTACCTCGCCGATCGTCTGGCCCGCCTGGGCGTCGAGGAGAAGCTGTTCTCGGCCGGTGCGGTCGCGGGGGCCGAGGTGGTCATCGGTGACGGGCCGAGCGCCGTGGTCTTCGACTGGGAGCCGACGCTCCTGACCGGGTCCGAGCTGCTCGGCGGACCGCGCGGGACGGATGCTCGCATCGTCGAGCAGCTGCGTCCGACGCGCGCCGAGAAGCGCATCGAGTACAAGGACCGCATGGACGCCAAGGCCGAGGCCCGCGCGGAGCTGTGGACCGAGCGTGAGGCCGGGTTGTGGGTGGGTGACGAGAACGACGCCTGA